A DNA window from Microbacterium sp. CGR2 contains the following coding sequences:
- a CDS encoding Flp pilus assembly complex ATPase component TadA, translated as MSDPSAAVADRVRLRLRAEGIDPTVDPDTARRIAQSEVRRHDDYALARGEALIDDEVACVRDVLAAVSGFGALQPLLDDAEIEEIWVNGSGHVHTARGGVAERTGLRLTDAVVRDLVERMLQSTGRRVDISQPFVDASLPAVICSEGCYDGAIWPLQCQYLSVTRSGPRYT; from the coding sequence GTGAGTGATCCATCCGCTGCCGTCGCCGACCGTGTCCGGCTGCGCCTGCGCGCCGAAGGCATCGATCCGACCGTCGATCCCGACACCGCTCGGCGCATCGCGCAGTCCGAGGTGCGGCGACACGACGACTACGCCCTCGCCCGCGGCGAAGCTCTCATCGACGACGAGGTCGCGTGTGTCCGCGACGTGCTGGCCGCGGTGAGCGGGTTCGGCGCGCTGCAGCCGCTGCTGGACGACGCGGAGATCGAGGAGATCTGGGTCAACGGATCCGGTCACGTGCACACCGCTCGCGGCGGGGTGGCGGAGCGGACCGGTCTGCGGCTCACTGACGCGGTGGTGCGCGACCTCGTCGAGCGGATGCTGCAGTCCACCGGGCGCCGCGTCGACATCAGCCAGCCATTCGTCGACGCATCGCTCCCGGCCGTTATCTGTAGTGAAGGCTGCTATGACGGGGCCATTTGGCCGCTACAGTGTCAGTACTTGTCAGTTACGCGTTCAGGTCCGCGGTACACGTAG
- a CDS encoding DUF6510 family protein: MRHLDGNVLAGAISDVLGFEATAAQAQCQSCGDVAVVAQAVVYAPPIGFVARCRHCDDVLLVVVERAGQTVVNLRGMRWLPVDDR, from the coding sequence CTCGCCGGAGCGATCAGCGATGTGCTGGGGTTCGAGGCGACTGCAGCGCAGGCGCAGTGCCAGTCGTGCGGTGATGTCGCGGTCGTCGCGCAGGCGGTCGTCTACGCACCCCCGATCGGTTTCGTGGCGCGGTGCCGGCACTGCGACGATGTTCTGCTGGTGGTCGTCGAGCGCGCGGGGCAGACAGTGGTGAATCTGCGCGGGATGCGCTGGTTGCCCGTCGACGATCGGTAG
- a CDS encoding ferredoxin — protein sequence MPTLNPDTTGCIGAGICTNTAPTVFDLDDNGLVRLRTIEVDPADVEATDAAIAICPAQALAWAQS from the coding sequence ATGCCTACCCTCAACCCTGACACGACCGGCTGCATCGGCGCAGGGATCTGCACCAATACCGCACCCACCGTCTTCGACCTCGACGACAACGGGCTCGTGCGGCTGCGCACTATCGAAGTAGACCCCGCGGACGTGGAAGCCACGGACGCCGCCATTGCGATCTGCCCGGCGCAAGCGCTGGCATGGGCTCAGAGCTAG
- a CDS encoding cytochrome P450, which translates to MVSSEAFTVDELVETPWVPWERVPAGTNVVRTERGVEVIGYDASSALLRNTDYSTGLLELFDHSGVDDVTFRDLVESSVNYAEGAAHTRLRAAIGSFFTPARVAGMRDDVRADIDAALDAMGDAADVELVDQLIRDVPARVFARLLGVDLNEHGAFISRISEESVRVFEMDPTLGEHVTLAWTELTNWVDDLIALHTPGAPDSNVIDHLLAQQAAGNITANDIRSALVTLLAASTDTTQILAALMFWSFAENPDQWQRLRENPELASSAVTEAARYRPGDAWIFRVATVDTAIEDVPVYAGDHVFALIGAAHRDQRVFANPDQFDIGRSERMPLNWGVGRHFCMGRMFAVMELEEMLLATTRRWERIEHQDPVAASAAPYLSVQQSLPVRVHRAPTSVPA; encoded by the coding sequence ATGGTTTCAAGCGAAGCTTTCACCGTCGATGAGCTGGTGGAGACGCCCTGGGTTCCGTGGGAGCGGGTACCTGCCGGGACGAATGTGGTGCGTACGGAGCGTGGGGTCGAGGTGATCGGCTACGACGCGAGTTCCGCTCTGTTGCGGAACACCGACTACAGCACCGGCCTGCTCGAGCTGTTCGATCACTCGGGTGTGGACGACGTCACGTTCCGCGATCTCGTCGAGAGCAGCGTCAACTACGCCGAGGGCGCGGCCCACACGAGATTGCGCGCAGCGATCGGGTCGTTCTTCACTCCCGCGCGGGTGGCCGGCATGCGCGACGACGTGCGCGCCGACATCGACGCGGCGCTGGATGCAATGGGCGACGCAGCGGACGTCGAGCTGGTTGACCAGCTGATCCGTGACGTACCGGCACGAGTGTTCGCTCGCCTGCTGGGAGTCGATCTGAACGAGCACGGCGCATTCATCAGCCGCATCTCGGAAGAGTCGGTGAGGGTGTTCGAGATGGACCCGACCCTGGGTGAGCACGTCACGCTGGCATGGACCGAGCTGACGAACTGGGTCGATGACCTGATCGCCCTCCACACCCCTGGCGCTCCGGACAGCAACGTGATCGATCACCTCCTGGCCCAGCAGGCCGCAGGGAACATCACCGCGAACGACATCCGCTCCGCTCTCGTCACCCTGTTGGCCGCGAGCACGGACACGACGCAGATCCTTGCCGCACTCATGTTCTGGTCGTTCGCGGAGAACCCGGACCAGTGGCAGCGGCTTCGCGAGAACCCCGAGCTTGCATCCTCGGCGGTGACGGAGGCCGCCAGGTATCGTCCGGGGGACGCCTGGATCTTCCGCGTCGCAACGGTGGACACGGCGATCGAGGACGTCCCGGTGTATGCCGGTGACCATGTGTTCGCCCTCATCGGCGCCGCTCACCGTGATCAGCGAGTCTTCGCCAACCCGGATCAGTTCGACATCGGCCGCTCCGAGCGGATGCCGTTGAACTGGGGCGTCGGGCGGCACTTCTGCATGGGGCGGATGTTCGCCGTCATGGAGCTCGAAGAAATGCTCCTCGCGACCACTCGCCGGTGGGAACGTATCGAGCACCAGGATCCGGTCGCCGCGTCCGCCGCCCCCTATCTGTCCGTGCAGCAGTCCCTGCCGGTGCGTGTGCACCGTGCCCCCACTTCCGTACCCGCCTGA
- a CDS encoding MFS transporter codes for MTAREGQHVAVKSRTRWVVLAILSLGLLMVVLDNSVLYTALPALTDDLGATSSEALWIINAYPLVMAGLLLGAGGLGDKFGHKRLFVWGMGIFGVASVVAAYSPTPAILIAARALLAVGAAMVMPATLALIRQTFTEARERNIAISIWGSVSLVGAALGPVTAGLLLEHFWWGSVFLINIPIAVVAVISAAWLVPRSEAKPDTPWDWVSSLMALVGLAALVFVIKEVAGADRRWPVVIISFVVAAVAMVLFARRQRGLAHPLLDFAVFRSRPVSAGIIAAGVAMFAIAGMQLVATQRFQLGDGFTPLEAGLLVTCLAGGALPSGLLAGFVMHKIGVSPLIVGGLITASIGLIGALVALPLGVVAFGAGLAVMGFGLGAVMAAASSAVMGNIAPERAGMGSSLEEVSYEFGSLTAVAVLGSIFSGMAAAGDINGGFSAAAMITCVILVLGVASTALLLRGVEVKQGH; via the coding sequence ATGACCGCTAGAGAAGGGCAGCATGTGGCCGTCAAGAGTCGTACTCGTTGGGTAGTCCTGGCGATCTTGTCGTTGGGTCTGTTGATGGTGGTGCTCGACAACTCCGTTCTCTACACCGCTCTTCCGGCGTTGACTGATGACTTGGGCGCGACGTCGTCTGAGGCGTTGTGGATCATCAACGCGTACCCGTTGGTGATGGCGGGTCTTCTTCTTGGTGCCGGTGGCCTGGGGGACAAGTTCGGCCATAAGCGCCTGTTCGTGTGGGGTATGGGGATCTTCGGGGTCGCGTCGGTCGTTGCCGCGTACTCACCGACCCCGGCCATCCTCATCGCCGCTCGCGCGCTGCTGGCCGTGGGCGCGGCGATGGTGATGCCGGCGACTCTGGCTCTGATCCGTCAAACCTTCACAGAGGCGCGGGAGCGAAATATCGCGATTTCGATCTGGGGCAGCGTCTCTCTCGTGGGCGCGGCGCTTGGCCCGGTGACGGCGGGACTGCTGTTGGAGCATTTCTGGTGGGGCTCCGTGTTCCTGATCAACATTCCTATCGCCGTCGTTGCCGTCATCTCGGCCGCCTGGTTGGTTCCACGTTCAGAGGCTAAGCCCGACACGCCGTGGGACTGGGTGTCTTCGCTGATGGCGCTGGTGGGTCTGGCGGCCCTCGTCTTCGTGATCAAGGAAGTGGCCGGTGCCGACCGTCGGTGGCCGGTGGTGATCATCAGCTTCGTGGTGGCGGCCGTCGCAATGGTCTTGTTCGCTCGCCGGCAGCGTGGGCTGGCTCACCCGCTGCTGGATTTCGCGGTCTTCCGGTCGCGGCCCGTGAGCGCGGGAATCATCGCCGCGGGTGTGGCAATGTTCGCCATCGCCGGCATGCAGCTCGTCGCTACCCAGCGCTTCCAGCTCGGAGACGGTTTCACGCCACTCGAGGCCGGTCTTCTTGTGACCTGCCTCGCGGGCGGCGCACTGCCCTCGGGCCTCCTCGCCGGCTTCGTGATGCACAAGATCGGGGTCAGCCCGCTAATCGTGGGCGGGTTGATCACCGCGTCGATTGGTTTGATTGGCGCGCTGGTAGCCCTACCCCTCGGGGTGGTGGCGTTCGGTGCGGGCTTGGCGGTTATGGGGTTCGGTCTGGGCGCGGTCATGGCGGCGGCTTCGTCGGCAGTCATGGGGAACATCGCGCCGGAGAGGGCAGGCATGGGGTCGTCGCTGGAGGAAGTTTCCTACGAGTTCGGTTCGCTCACCGCGGTGGCTGTGCTGGGCAGCATCTTCTCCGGGATGGCTGCCGCGGGGGATATCAACGGTGGATTCAGCGCTGCGGCCATGATCACGTGCGTCATCCTCGTTCTCGGGGTGGCGTCCACGGCACTGCTTCTGCGCGGCGTGGAAGTGAAGCAGGGCCACTGA
- a CDS encoding APC family permease, protein MTQEDSPVPVVTLKSGVLTAGGIALIVVAAAAPLSLIAGYGPIGFLVGGIGAPAGFLVAGVVLAMFVVGILAMTRFVAKPGTFYAYIGEGLGPAAGTAAAALAITAYLTINIGGMGIVSATTQNLILVSTGIDIPWWVLGLLITALIWYVCRRGIDVGVKVLVLLLVAEVGILVVIAIAVLARTAPTGLSVESFEPSNVFTPGMAAAALVWFGAYFGIESTTIYRAEAKNPTRTIPRATIISLVFLAVFYCIVAWAIAQAFSVPELAAAIAENPTALIYIIGDYYLGPWAGLTAQALLVTSSIASGIAYFNAVSRYGHSMGTDGILPKPAMRVHPKFRSPSFGNVQAIVTAAFVLIFGLLGLDPYLQLTVWFSSPGTLGLISLMALASIAVAVFFARPREGITTGRRTLFSILAAVAALLLVAVVTMMILNIELLTGAGGVLNTVVVLTPAVVFIAAFIGSIARRKSRRSTDRGSAPRQVEPVEGA, encoded by the coding sequence ATGACTCAAGAAGATTCCCCTGTCCCCGTCGTCACCCTCAAATCCGGCGTACTGACCGCTGGCGGCATCGCCCTCATCGTCGTCGCCGCCGCCGCCCCGCTCAGTCTCATCGCCGGGTACGGGCCTATCGGCTTCCTTGTGGGTGGCATCGGCGCCCCCGCAGGATTCCTTGTCGCGGGGGTCGTGCTTGCGATGTTCGTGGTCGGCATCCTCGCGATGACCCGCTTCGTCGCCAAACCCGGCACGTTCTACGCCTACATCGGTGAAGGACTCGGGCCCGCAGCCGGAACCGCTGCGGCCGCACTGGCCATCACCGCCTACCTCACCATCAACATCGGTGGTATGGGCATCGTCAGCGCCACCACACAGAACCTCATCCTGGTCAGCACCGGCATCGACATCCCCTGGTGGGTGCTCGGCCTGCTCATCACCGCACTGATCTGGTACGTCTGTCGCCGCGGCATCGACGTCGGTGTGAAGGTACTGGTGCTGCTCCTCGTCGCCGAGGTCGGCATCCTCGTCGTGATCGCCATCGCCGTGCTCGCCCGCACCGCCCCCACGGGCCTGAGCGTCGAGTCGTTCGAACCTTCTAACGTCTTCACACCGGGCATGGCTGCCGCGGCGTTGGTGTGGTTCGGGGCCTACTTCGGCATCGAATCGACCACCATCTACCGGGCAGAGGCCAAGAACCCGACCCGCACCATCCCACGGGCAACGATCATCTCGCTGGTCTTCCTCGCCGTCTTCTACTGCATCGTCGCCTGGGCCATCGCCCAAGCATTCAGCGTCCCAGAGCTGGCGGCCGCGATCGCGGAGAATCCGACCGCCCTGATCTACATCATCGGCGACTACTACCTGGGGCCCTGGGCTGGGCTGACCGCGCAAGCCCTCCTCGTCACCAGCTCGATCGCCTCCGGCATCGCCTACTTCAACGCGGTCAGCCGATACGGTCACTCCATGGGCACCGACGGCATTCTCCCGAAGCCGGCGATGCGCGTGCACCCGAAGTTCCGGTCCCCGTCGTTCGGGAACGTGCAGGCAATCGTCACCGCCGCGTTCGTGCTGATCTTCGGCTTGTTGGGTCTTGACCCGTACCTACAGCTGACCGTCTGGTTCTCGAGCCCCGGAACGCTCGGTCTCATCTCCCTGATGGCACTGGCGTCCATCGCGGTCGCGGTGTTCTTCGCCCGTCCCCGCGAGGGCATCACTACGGGACGCCGAACCCTGTTCAGCATCCTCGCTGCCGTGGCCGCGCTGCTACTGGTGGCGGTGGTGACGATGATGATCCTCAACATCGAGCTGCTCACCGGGGCCGGCGGCGTCCTCAACACCGTCGTCGTGCTCACCCCTGCCGTGGTGTTCATCGCCGCGTTCATCGGCAGCATCGCTAGGCGCAAGTCCCGCCGCTCCACCGATCGCGGCAGCGCCCCGCGCCAGGTGGAACCTGTAGAAGGAGCGTGA
- a CDS encoding TetR/AcrR family transcriptional regulator, translating into MPKIVDYDKRREELAAALLEVLARDGIEGVSVRSVAAQAGWTRGVITHYFSDRDELLLYAYRLALQREHASIEHLQGDPVEVLVALLLRALPIDEESSLDYRIFLGMLGRLADRPDLAASLASDHAAYEARVLDAVESALDAGAISTTLTAEALATMLSTYVDGLTVSCAINPDGSTHAHLEKQVSLFLRTVAGVSPASGENATT; encoded by the coding sequence GTGCCGAAGATCGTGGACTACGACAAGAGACGCGAAGAGCTGGCCGCGGCTCTGCTCGAGGTGCTTGCCAGGGACGGCATCGAGGGCGTGTCCGTCAGGAGCGTCGCCGCCCAAGCTGGCTGGACGCGGGGAGTCATCACGCACTACTTCTCGGATCGAGACGAACTGCTGCTGTACGCCTACCGGCTGGCGCTCCAGCGTGAGCATGCCTCCATAGAGCACCTCCAGGGGGATCCAGTCGAGGTGCTTGTCGCGCTTCTCCTTCGCGCGCTTCCCATCGACGAAGAGAGCTCACTCGACTACCGCATCTTCCTCGGCATGCTCGGCCGCCTGGCGGACAGGCCAGACCTCGCGGCTTCCTTGGCATCGGACCACGCCGCCTACGAGGCAAGAGTCCTCGACGCCGTGGAGTCGGCCCTCGACGCGGGTGCCATCAGCACCACGCTCACTGCCGAAGCCCTCGCGACCATGCTCTCGACCTACGTGGATGGGCTCACTGTCAGCTGCGCCATCAATCCCGACGGGAGCACCCACGCCCACCTGGAGAAGCAGGTTTCGCTGTTCCTACGCACCGTGGCGGGGGTCAGCCCAGCCTCAGGCGAGAACGCGACGACCTAG
- a CDS encoding NAD(P)/FAD-dependent oxidoreductase: MTRTLIVGAGAAGLTCAKHLRQLDETRTITVLDKDPDVPYERPPLSKALSGAGSVSAGTDELKGAGIDVVFGTAVGVTVADQLLHTSGGDLGYDELVLAPGSRPHRPSWVSEEVHALHSLDDSRRLRQAVSAAGSAVVIGGGFVGAELAASLVSAGVTTTFVFREDALFRNRLGQAASDLLTRLHTEAGVRLIPNGTVADVQSGHPAQVHLTDGTTLHADLVVAGIGSHPDTAWLGDSGVLADDDTIRTDACLHTSAPGVAAAGDSVSWTGFDGSVMRSAHWTTARSHGRHIAIDLAAGTRTPFLEPPYFWSMQHGSLLQGIGHVDPQISEIEVLEGTGPKPGLLARYLIDGELVGAVAINHPQGFMAARADVEKHAASTLIR; encoded by the coding sequence ATGACCAGGACGCTCATCGTCGGGGCAGGCGCCGCCGGCCTCACCTGCGCGAAACACCTCCGGCAGTTGGACGAAACCCGGACCATCACCGTGTTGGATAAAGACCCGGACGTCCCCTACGAGCGCCCCCCACTGTCCAAAGCACTCAGCGGTGCCGGTTCCGTCAGCGCCGGCACAGACGAGCTCAAGGGTGCCGGCATCGACGTCGTCTTCGGTACTGCCGTCGGTGTGACCGTCGCAGACCAGCTGCTGCACACCAGCGGCGGCGACCTCGGCTACGACGAGCTCGTGCTGGCTCCGGGATCTCGCCCTCACCGGCCCTCGTGGGTTTCCGAGGAGGTGCACGCGCTGCACTCCCTGGACGACAGCCGTCGCCTTCGGCAGGCCGTGAGCGCCGCCGGGTCGGCCGTCGTCATCGGCGGTGGGTTCGTTGGTGCGGAGCTTGCCGCATCGTTGGTGAGCGCGGGCGTGACGACGACATTCGTGTTTCGCGAGGACGCTCTGTTCCGAAACCGACTCGGACAAGCTGCGTCGGACCTTCTCACCCGTCTCCACACCGAGGCGGGCGTCAGGCTGATCCCCAACGGCACGGTGGCCGACGTCCAGAGCGGGCACCCCGCACAGGTGCACCTCACAGACGGGACCACATTGCACGCCGACCTCGTCGTCGCAGGAATCGGCTCTCACCCGGACACCGCCTGGCTGGGAGACAGCGGCGTTCTCGCCGACGATGACACGATCCGCACCGACGCGTGCCTGCACACGTCCGCTCCGGGCGTCGCAGCCGCCGGGGACAGCGTCAGCTGGACCGGCTTCGACGGTTCCGTCATGCGATCGGCGCATTGGACCACGGCACGCTCCCATGGTCGTCATATCGCGATCGACCTCGCCGCAGGCACGCGCACGCCGTTCCTCGAGCCGCCGTACTTCTGGTCGATGCAGCACGGCAGCCTTCTGCAAGGCATCGGGCACGTCGACCCGCAGATCTCTGAGATCGAGGTACTCGAGGGGACCGGTCCCAAGCCCGGCCTGCTTGCCCGGTACCTCATCGATGGAGAACTCGTAGGCGCCGTCGCCATCAACCACCCACAAGGCTTCATGGCCGCACGGGCCGACGTGGAAAAGCACGCCGCGTCCACTCTTATCCGCTGA
- a CDS encoding peptide methionine sulfoxide reductase, with product MDDARHDDLDALVDAIPEGWSRVRIDGQDWGVTRTTRAAGGVISVDADRLADDERFGANVWRTSDGTVLRPCEVPPEKVMHFLRAASTAFSR from the coding sequence ATGGACGACGCCCGCCACGACGATCTCGACGCCCTCGTCGACGCGATCCCCGAGGGCTGGTCCCGGGTGCGGATCGACGGTCAGGACTGGGGCGTCACCCGCACCACACGCGCCGCCGGCGGCGTGATCTCGGTGGATGCCGATCGCCTCGCTGACGACGAACGCTTCGGAGCGAACGTCTGGCGCACATCTGACGGCACCGTTCTCCGCCCCTGCGAAGTGCCGCCGGAGAAGGTCATGCACTTCCTCCGCGCCGCATCGACAGCCTTCTCACGCTGA